The Henckelia pumila isolate YLH828 chromosome 2, ASM3356847v2, whole genome shotgun sequence genome includes a window with the following:
- the LOC140881882 gene encoding delta(24)-sterol reductase-like isoform X1: MRLKFDVSCLIHALLLTVQILDLVVDAVFYASFGVNISWVFLLVVGPVHCFAMSDLEAPLRPKRKKIWVDYFVQFRWIIVIFVVLPISFTLYFLTYLGDVRSECKSFKKRQEEHDENVKKVVKRLKERNPKKDGLVCTARKPWIAVGMRNVDYKRARHFEVDLSSFRNVLDVDKERMIARVEPLVNMGQISRVTVPMNLSLAVVAELDDLTVGGLINGYGIEGSSHLYGLFSDTVVAYEIVLADGRFVRATKDNEYSDLFYAIPWSQGTLGLLVAAEIKLIPVKEYMKLTYKPVVGNLMEIAQAYMDSLAPRDGDQDNPDKVPDFVETMVYSPTEAVCMAGNYASKEEAKKKGNKINSVGWWFKPWFYQHAETALKKGEFVEYIPTREYYHRHTRCLYWEGKLILPFADQCWFRYLLGWLMPPKVSLLKATQGEAIRNYYHEMHVIQDMLVPLYKVGDALEWVHREMELYPLWLCPHRLFKLPVKTMVYPEPGFEQQHRQGDTHYAQMYTDVGVYYAPGPVLRGEEFDGAGAVRKMEDWLIENHGFQPQYAVSELSEKSFWRMFDAGLYEHCRKKYSAVGTFMSVYYKSKKGRKTEKEVQEAEQEILETPDAEADNPGDY, translated from the exons ATGCGTTTGAAGTTTGATGTTTCTTGCTTGATCCATGCATTGTTGCTTACGGTTCAGATTTTAGATCTGGTTGTGGATGCTGTGTTTTATGCTTCATTCGGAGTCAACATTAGCTGGGTTTTTTTGTTAGTGGTTGG GCCTGTTCATTGTTTTGCGATGTCTGATCTTGAGGCCCCGTTACGTCCCAAGAGAAAGAAGATCTGGGTGGATTACTTTGTCCAATTCCGATGGATAATTGTTATCTTCGTCGTTCTTCCCATTTCCTTCACGTTGTACTTCCTCACTTACCTTGGAGACGTGAGGTCTGAGTGCAAATCATTCAAGAAGCGCCAGGAAGAGCATGATGAAAATGTCAAGAAGGTCGTTAAACGCCTCAAGGAGAGGAACCCCAAGAAGGATGGTTTAGTCTGCACAGCCCGGAAACCTTGGATTGCCGTTGGAATGCGCAATGTGGACTATAAGCGTGCTCGACATTTTGAGGTTGATCTTTCTTCATTCAGGAACGTTCTTGACGTTGACAAAGAGCGAATGATTGCTAGAGTGGAGCCTTTGGTCAACATGGGTCAGATTTCCAGGGTCACTGTCCCGATGAACCTTTCCCTCGCCGTTGTTGCAGAGCTTGATGATCTGACTGTGGGTGGTCTGATCAATGGGTACGGGATTGAAGGAAGCTCCCATCTTTATGGCCTGTTCTCGGACACAGTTGTGGCTTATGAAATTGTTTTGGCAGATGGCCGGTTTGTTAGAGCTACAAAAGACAATGAATACTCTGATCTTTTCTATGCTATCCCCTGGTCTCAGGGGACACTTGGACTTCTTGTTGCTGCTGAAATTAAGCTTATACCTGTTAAGGAGTACATGAAGCTAACATACAAGCCAGTAGTGGGTAATCTAATGGAGATTGCACAAGCCTACATGGATTCCCTTGCACCCAGGGATGGAGACCAGGATAATCCTGACAAGGTTCCAGACTTTGTCGAGACCATGGTGTACTCTCCAACAGAAGCCGTGTGCATGGCAGGAAACTATGCTTCCAAAGAAGAAGCAAAGAAGAAGGGAAATAAAATCAACAGTGTTGGTTGGTGGTTCAAACCGTGGTTTTACCAGCATGCCGAGACAGCATTGAAAAAGGGGGAGTTCGTTGAATATATCCCTACCAGAGAATATTATCACAGGCATACAAGATGTTTGTACTGGGAGGGAAAGCTCATCCTTCCTTTTGCAGATCAGTGCTGGTTCAGATATCTGCTTGGTTGGCTGATGCCACCTAAGGTTTCTCTGCTCAAGGCTACACAAGGAGAAGCCATTAGGAACTACTATCATGAGATGCACGTCATTCAGGATATGCTCGTTCCCCTTTATAAGGTTGGAGATGCTTTGGAGTGGGTTCATCGCGAGATGGAg CTGTATCCCCTCTGGCTCTGTCCTCACAGACTGTTCAAGCTGCCTGTTAAAACCATGGTGTATCCAGAACCAGGATTTGAGCAACAGCACAGGCAAGGTGACACGCATTACGCTCAAATGTATACTGATGTTGGAGTCTACTATGCTCCGGGACCTGTCCTAAGGGGTGAAGAATTTGATGGAGCTGGAGCAGTTCGTAAAATGGAGGACTGGTTGATTGAAAACCATGGCTTCCAGCCTCAATATGCTGTTTCTGAGCTCAGCGAGAAGAGCTTCTGGAGAATGTTTGATGCAGGTCTTTATGAGCATTGCAGGAAGAAGTACAGCGCCGTTGGTACATTCATGAGCGTGTATTACAAATCGAAGAAAGGCAGGAAGACGGAGAAAGAAGTGCAGGAAGCTGAACAGGAGATACTCGAGACTCCCGATGCTGAAGCTGATAATCCCGGGGATTATTGA
- the LOC140881882 gene encoding delta(24)-sterol reductase-like isoform X2: MSDLEAPLRPKRKKIWVDYFVQFRWIIVIFVVLPISFTLYFLTYLGDVRSECKSFKKRQEEHDENVKKVVKRLKERNPKKDGLVCTARKPWIAVGMRNVDYKRARHFEVDLSSFRNVLDVDKERMIARVEPLVNMGQISRVTVPMNLSLAVVAELDDLTVGGLINGYGIEGSSHLYGLFSDTVVAYEIVLADGRFVRATKDNEYSDLFYAIPWSQGTLGLLVAAEIKLIPVKEYMKLTYKPVVGNLMEIAQAYMDSLAPRDGDQDNPDKVPDFVETMVYSPTEAVCMAGNYASKEEAKKKGNKINSVGWWFKPWFYQHAETALKKGEFVEYIPTREYYHRHTRCLYWEGKLILPFADQCWFRYLLGWLMPPKVSLLKATQGEAIRNYYHEMHVIQDMLVPLYKVGDALEWVHREMELYPLWLCPHRLFKLPVKTMVYPEPGFEQQHRQGDTHYAQMYTDVGVYYAPGPVLRGEEFDGAGAVRKMEDWLIENHGFQPQYAVSELSEKSFWRMFDAGLYEHCRKKYSAVGTFMSVYYKSKKGRKTEKEVQEAEQEILETPDAEADNPGDY; this comes from the exons ATGTCTGATCTTGAGGCCCCGTTACGTCCCAAGAGAAAGAAGATCTGGGTGGATTACTTTGTCCAATTCCGATGGATAATTGTTATCTTCGTCGTTCTTCCCATTTCCTTCACGTTGTACTTCCTCACTTACCTTGGAGACGTGAGGTCTGAGTGCAAATCATTCAAGAAGCGCCAGGAAGAGCATGATGAAAATGTCAAGAAGGTCGTTAAACGCCTCAAGGAGAGGAACCCCAAGAAGGATGGTTTAGTCTGCACAGCCCGGAAACCTTGGATTGCCGTTGGAATGCGCAATGTGGACTATAAGCGTGCTCGACATTTTGAGGTTGATCTTTCTTCATTCAGGAACGTTCTTGACGTTGACAAAGAGCGAATGATTGCTAGAGTGGAGCCTTTGGTCAACATGGGTCAGATTTCCAGGGTCACTGTCCCGATGAACCTTTCCCTCGCCGTTGTTGCAGAGCTTGATGATCTGACTGTGGGTGGTCTGATCAATGGGTACGGGATTGAAGGAAGCTCCCATCTTTATGGCCTGTTCTCGGACACAGTTGTGGCTTATGAAATTGTTTTGGCAGATGGCCGGTTTGTTAGAGCTACAAAAGACAATGAATACTCTGATCTTTTCTATGCTATCCCCTGGTCTCAGGGGACACTTGGACTTCTTGTTGCTGCTGAAATTAAGCTTATACCTGTTAAGGAGTACATGAAGCTAACATACAAGCCAGTAGTGGGTAATCTAATGGAGATTGCACAAGCCTACATGGATTCCCTTGCACCCAGGGATGGAGACCAGGATAATCCTGACAAGGTTCCAGACTTTGTCGAGACCATGGTGTACTCTCCAACAGAAGCCGTGTGCATGGCAGGAAACTATGCTTCCAAAGAAGAAGCAAAGAAGAAGGGAAATAAAATCAACAGTGTTGGTTGGTGGTTCAAACCGTGGTTTTACCAGCATGCCGAGACAGCATTGAAAAAGGGGGAGTTCGTTGAATATATCCCTACCAGAGAATATTATCACAGGCATACAAGATGTTTGTACTGGGAGGGAAAGCTCATCCTTCCTTTTGCAGATCAGTGCTGGTTCAGATATCTGCTTGGTTGGCTGATGCCACCTAAGGTTTCTCTGCTCAAGGCTACACAAGGAGAAGCCATTAGGAACTACTATCATGAGATGCACGTCATTCAGGATATGCTCGTTCCCCTTTATAAGGTTGGAGATGCTTTGGAGTGGGTTCATCGCGAGATGGAg CTGTATCCCCTCTGGCTCTGTCCTCACAGACTGTTCAAGCTGCCTGTTAAAACCATGGTGTATCCAGAACCAGGATTTGAGCAACAGCACAGGCAAGGTGACACGCATTACGCTCAAATGTATACTGATGTTGGAGTCTACTATGCTCCGGGACCTGTCCTAAGGGGTGAAGAATTTGATGGAGCTGGAGCAGTTCGTAAAATGGAGGACTGGTTGATTGAAAACCATGGCTTCCAGCCTCAATATGCTGTTTCTGAGCTCAGCGAGAAGAGCTTCTGGAGAATGTTTGATGCAGGTCTTTATGAGCATTGCAGGAAGAAGTACAGCGCCGTTGGTACATTCATGAGCGTGTATTACAAATCGAAGAAAGGCAGGAAGACGGAGAAAGAAGTGCAGGAAGCTGAACAGGAGATACTCGAGACTCCCGATGCTGAAGCTGATAATCCCGGGGATTATTGA